The nucleotide window GCCGTTTGCAACCGTGTGCAACCGTGTGCAACCAGAAGCGCTCAGCATGGTAAATAATCAAGATTTGGACGGTTTTTACCCCATTTTTCCGGATTTATAGGGGTAAAAAGACCAAAAATAGGCATCGGAACTAGCGGAATACCCTTCCCGCTTCAATCGCACTGAAGAGGTCGAGGGTTCGAATCCCTCCAGGTCCACTTAATTACCCCCTTAGGCGGGGGTTTTTGTTCAATTACGGATATATATGGGGGTATGACGAAGGATTTTATCTACAGGGATAAAATTTGCTGTAACCGGCTGCGACCATGATTAATATTATCTATCGACAGAAATGGGTTTATCTAGCTTTACTTCGGTCAATGTCACCAGGTCGTCGATCATCTCATCGACTTCATCCACCATAGTGGGTAGGAGATGACCATAAACATCGCTCGTTATCGATACCGTTTTATGCCCTAGTCGTCTCGATACTATGATCACTGGGACATGATGGTTGAGCAATAGGGAGGCGCTTGTGTGGCGCAGATCATGAATTCAGAAGTTATGTTTACTTACCTGCATTAGGAGGTGCTGAAAATCATGCAGGAGATTATGTTGGTGAATCTGCGTATCGACATGCGAAGGAAACATAAGATCGAACTCAATCCATTTTTCTCCAACCGCTTTACGTTCTGTCGCTGTCGTTCGTAATGCTGGCGTAATCTCTAGATCGTTTTGCTTGCAAGTATTGTACAAACGTTCCCGTACGATGTCTTGGGACCGGAATACTAGCCACCTTCGCCATGCAGACGCTCCAGCTAGCGTTCTACCTTGAACGACTGCTTCATCCGATCAAGGTCGGTCCACCGCAAGCCTAGAATTTCTGATTCCCGTAATCCTGTGGCGAATGCAATCTGAATCAGAGCTTCTACTCTGTGCTCCTTGGTTGTTATCATGAGCTGGCTTAACTGGTTTCAGTAAAGACAGCCATCTCTTTATAAGGCTTAGTTGTGGAATCAACAAGACTTGCCAGGTTCCCTGCGAATAAATCCTACTTGACCGCCTGATTTAATGGGCAGCTCAACACATTGCGCTTTGATGTATTCATCGACAGCCTGGTGGCACGAACAAAAAAAGCATAGAATGATATATCAACACCTGCTCAGTATATTGGGTTGAGCATTCTTCACAATCGTACCTCAATGAAAGGAGAATGTATTGTCAGCCTGTGCCACAACCACCAGGATGTTTATATTACAAACATGCATGCTATCAACCACAGGCTCTATTTGGGGTATTTTATGAAAAAATTACCCCTTTATCCCGGTAAATGTGATACCCTGGATGAAGTATCGTTGAGCAATGAAGAAGATGATTACCATGGGCAACAACGCAACTATTGAAGCTGCCATTAAATATCCCCAGTGCACGGTATATGTGCTTCGAAAGAAATTTAGTCCCAAGGCGATGGTATAGTTTGATTGTTTGTGTAAGAACACTAATGGATACAAGAAATCGTTCCATACTCCTTGAAAGTTAAATATGGCGATGGCGGCTAAAGCTGGCTTTGAGAGCGGTAAAATCACCTTCCATAGGATTTGCAATCGGTTAGCACCGTCGATCAAGGCGGCTTCTTCAAGCTCGAGGGGAATATTCATAAAAAACTGTCTTAATAAAAAGATATAAAATGGACTGCCAAAGAAGGCTGGCACGATCAGTGGCAAGTAAGAGTCTATCCATCCAAGCGTATTAAATTCAATATATAACGGAATAATCCGGACAGGTTCAACCAGCATCATGGTCGATAACATGAGGATGAAGAAGAAATTCTTGCCTGGCGCGCGTAGCCGTGCAAATCCATATGCGATTATGGTACAGGATAAAAGATTTCCAAGGATAGCCAGGGCAGCGATAAAAAGGGTGTTGAGGGCAAAACGTCCAAAAGGCACATAGGTCAGCGCTTCCGGATAATTTTGCCAGCGCAATGGACTGGGAATCCACTGGGGGGGATACTGCATGACCTGGTAATCAGATTTGAAAGAGGAGGACAAAGCCCAAAAGAGTGGCAGGATAAACATCAAAGAGCCCACAATCAACATCAAATAAACGATCAGGTTCCAGATATTCCTACGCCAATGAGCAGGGTGCAAATAGTCTTGCTCATTAAATGAATTTCTAGAAGCCATCCATCATTCTCCGATACTGCGATAAAACACCCATTTACCTGAGGTCATGAAGATCACTAATGTACAGCCTAAAACGACTAAGAAAAGCACCCAGGCCATGGCTGATGCATACCCCATCTGAAGGTGTTCAAAAGCCTTGCGATACAGATAGAGCACATAAAAGAGGGTCGAATCCAACGGTCCACCGTTTGTTGCTACAAAAGCGTTGGTAAAGGTTTGAAAAGTCAGAATAATGCCGAAAATCAAGTTGAATAGAAGCGATGGCGTCAGCAGGGGCAAAGTTACTTTCCAGAATTTATTCCAACGATTCGCACCATCAATCTCTGCAACTTCATACAGAACTATAGGTATATCCTGTAACCCTGCGAGGAATATTATCATTGTCCGGCCAACGCCCCATAAAGACATCATGATCAAGGCGCTCAATGCCCATTTAGGGTCCAGCAGCCAACGAGGTCCCTGAATACCAATATAAGAGAGCAGGGTATTGATCAAGCCATGTTGAGGGTTGAACATCCACATCCACATTACAACGTAGGCAACCCCGCTCAGCACGGATGGCAAATAATATACAGTTCTGAATACGCCGATTCCGCGTAACTTTTGATTAAGCAGGAGAGCCAGCGACAAGCCAAAAATCAAATCCATTGGTACGTAGACCAAGGTATATACCAGGGTAACCTGGAATGATTTGAGTGCCAGCGTATCCCTGGTGAACAGGCGTATATAATTGTCCATTCCTACAAACTGGGGTGAAGTCAGTAGATCCCATTCGGTCAAGCTGAAATAAAACGAGGCTAGGATAGGCCCCAGATAAAATAAAATGAAACCAATTAGCCATGGAGAGATGCATAGATAGAAGAAGACAGCCTCACGCTGACGCAATTTTAGCCTGGAGATACGCAGGCCGGTTTTGATTGAGGCCAAGTTCATGGGAGGAAATAAACGAAGGGATGCCTTAGGGGGGTAGGTGGGAGTGCCCATGTCCATGTGGGCACTCCCAGGTCAGAAATTGTTATTTCAGTTTTTCATCCAATGCAGCTTGAGCTTCCTGGGCGGCGGTTTGCATAACTTGTGCTACATCCGCACTAGGATCGATCAATACCGTCTCAAGAGCTTTACGCAGTGCAGGGTCGCCTGTTTCTCCCCAGTAATCGGTGGATACATACGCCCGAGGGGCCAGATAATCAAGCCCACGGATCCAGGCACCTTCAATCGGATCAGTTGTCATACCGGCAGCTTCTGCCACGGCGGCGACAGGCGGGATAGCGTGTAATTTCCAGATTTCCGAGCCTTCAGCACCAACATAGAACTTCAGGAAGCGCCAGGCAGCTTCAGGATTCTTTGAGCCACTGAAGATGCCAAAGCCTCCCCAGAATAGCACGTTGGCTTTCACATCACCAGCGGGTACTTCTACTGTACCCAGGTCCACGTTCGGATTGCTGAGCAGGCCTGTTTGGGGCCAGCGACCGAACAGGCGCATGGCAGCTTTCCCTGACTCGAACTCGGGGTTGCCACCAGCCCACAAGTTAAAATCAGCAGGTGGAGGGGCTACTTTGTACTTGTTATATAAATCAGCATAGAACTGCACTGCCTTTATCGTCGCTGGAGAATCCATGTAGCCAACATAGCTCGTGCCATCAGGGCTGATCAGGCTACCGCCAGCAGCTGCCACCCAGTATTCAAATCCGCTGGTCCAATTGGCAGACAGTTGAGCACCCCAGATATCGGTCTGACCATCGCCATCGACATCCTTGGTAAGCTCTTGTGCTGTTGCCAGGAAATCATCCCAGGTCCAATCATCTTTTGGATAAGCTACGTTGTACTCATCAAAAATCTTCTTATTGTAATAGACGGCCAGAGGCGAGAAGTCCTTGGGCAGGAAATATTGTACGCCCTGGTATTTACCAGGATCCAACGTACCCGGTAGGTAAATACTGGTATCTAAAGCATAATTCCCACCAATAAAATCATCCAGGGGCAGGAACCCTCCCTTTGAAACAAACATAGGAACGGCATCATCGCCAATCTGGATAATGTCTGGTGCGTCACCAGCTGCAATTTGGGTCAACAGGCGGGTGTAATAGTCATTTCCTGAAACAGCCTCAAGCTGCACCAGGATATCAGGATTTTGTTTTTCAAACTCGGCAATGATCTCTTGATGTGGGTTTAGTCCTTCACCACTGTCGCCAGTGCCCACTCGTAAAATGATTTTACTGCCTTCGGGAAGAGGCGCTGAGGTGGGAGTAACAACGACTTCTTTGGTAACCTCCACTGTTTTTTCTATGGTGATAACTTCTGGTGTCGGTGTTGTTGCCTGTGCACAACCTGCAATGAGAGAGGCAAGCATTATGCCCGTTAAAAGAAAAATGGGAATACGTAGGTACTTTTTCACAGAATCATCCTCCTTTTATGAAATGATCAACTGCTATTAGAAAATTTTTGTCAATTGAAAAAGAATATTTCCACCAGGATTTCTCTGTGGTAACCACCTCCTAAGTCTGATTATCGAGGAGCTTTAAATAATTTAGGATCTACATATAATCATAATGCAAAAACTGTTTTTTTACTATCTTAACTATTTTTTTGATACGGTAACGAATTTTCCAGGGTAAACTGGTTTTAATCAATAAAGCCAATCTCTAAGGCATCAAGTCAGTAATCACCGAAAGATGATTCTTTCCATCCGGAATTCTGGTAAAGGGAATCAAGTGGGCAACATTAATTTAATATTTGACAGCGAAAAAGTAGATTTGGATGGTATTATTCTTCTGAGAATAGTATCTCTACAAAAAATCTTGGGATAGTCATAGAAATGACATTTCCTATAGTAACCGGATCCAACTTGCTCAGAGAGAAGCTGACCCTGCCTCGGGATTTCCAAGGCAGATTCAATCTTGTTTTTATCGCTTTTGAACAGTGGCAGCAGACGGAGGTAGATTCCTGGATGGCATTGGTCAGGGAAATGGAAGAGCAGGTTGACTATCTGGCTTACTATGAGCTGCCAACCATACAGACCAGGAATTCTTTATACAAGATGTTTATCAATGAAGGCATGCGAGCTGGCACCCCTAATCCAAAAACCCGTGAACGTACGATCACGCTGTATCTCGATAAAAGGGATTTTCGCTCCGCTTTGGATATGCCGGATGAAGAGCACATATACTTATTAGTTGTAGACCGCCAGGGGTATGAGTACTTCCGCACTCGCGGTCCATATACTCAGGAGGGGGACATGGCTCTACGTCAGGTACTTCTCCAACTCGCCCCAAAAGCGAAGGAATGATTGGAACGGGTCGCAAGCGATGAACCTCGTACTCAATGGCAAAGAATGGTGTCGGAGAACAACAAAGATCGTCTCATTTTGGTGACCGGCGCAACCGGGTATATTGGAGGGCGACTTGTTCCCCGGTTGTTAAAGCCAGGATACCGCGTCCGTTGCCTGGTGCGCGATCCGGCCCCCTTGCATAGATATGCCTGGCACAGTGCCGTCGAGACCGTTACAGGAGACGTGCTCCAGCCAGATACTCTTGGGCCAGCCATGCAAGGAGTATCCGCGGCTTACTACTTGATCCACAGCATGTCAGCCGGCTCTGGCTTTCACCAGCTTGACCTAGTTGCAGCCCATAATTTTGGCACGGCTGCCTGCGAGGCTGGAGTCGAGCAGCTCATCTATCTTGGTGGTCTGGCTGAAACCACATCCAATTTATCGCAACACCTGCGCTCGCGCCTGCAAACGGGTGACGCTCTGCGTAGTTCCGGTATCCCAGTAACTGAATTTCGAGCTGGAGTCATTGTGGGTTCTGGCAGCATCTCCTTTGAAATGATCCGATATCTGACCGAGCGTGTACCGGTAATGATCTGCCCACGCTGGGTCTATACGCCCACTCAACCGATTGGGATTGGGGAAGTTTTGGAATACCTGGCGACAGCGCTAGATGTGCCGGAGAGCTCTGGGCGCATTATCGAGGTCGGAGGATCTGAAATCATTACTTACGGAAAAATGATGATAGTTTATGCCGAGGTTCGGGGTCTTAAACGCTGGATGGTGCCTGTACCGGTTCTAACGCCGCGTTTATCATCCTACTGGGTCAACTTGGTCACTCCCATCTCATCAGCCCTGGCACGCCCACTCATAGAAGGATTGCGCACCGAAAGCACAGTGCACGATCCGATTGCCAGGCAGCTATTCCCCCACGTCCAGCCGGTAGATTATCGTACATCGGTAGAGCGGGCACTCACCGACTTGGAACCGGGGAAGATTGATTCCACCTGGATTGACTACCTAAGTGCCACATGGGGTGATGGAACTGCCGTAACCATGACTGTTCACGAAGGCATGATTTTGGAGTTCCACAAGCGTGTTGTCCCATCTTCTGCAGAAACTGTTTATCATACCTTCACCGGCCTGGGGGGAAAGCGTAGATGGCCTGCTATTACGTGGGTATGGAAGCTGCGCGGCTTTCTGGACCAGATATTTGGTGGAGTTGGCTTTCGGCGTGAGCGTCGCGATCCTGATGAATTGCAGGTGGGAGATGCACTTGATTTCTGGCGGGTTGAAACCCTGGAGCCGGGACATTTGTTGAGATTGCGTAGTGAGATGAAAATGCCAGGAATCGCCTGGCTAGAGTGGCATGTCACCCCTAGAGGTAAGGAAAGTGCATTGTTATTGCAAACTTCTTTCTTTGCTCCCAAGGGAATGTTGGGATGGTTGTACTGGTATGCGGTCTACCCACTTCATAAATTGATTTATAAGAAGCTCATCGATCAGATCGCAGCTCACGCAACAAGCTCAAAACTCAAAGAAGACAGTATACCCAAGGAGCTTATATAGTGCGATCCTATATCAAACTATACCTTATTACTCTGATTACATTCTTCGTGATCGATATAGTCTGGCTTGGACTTGTAGCAGGAACACTTTATCGGAGTTATCTTGGTTTCTTGTTTGCTCCCACAACCAATTGGGTCGCCGCGGTACTTTTCTACCTGCTGTTTATCCTGGGGATCCTGGTATTTGTTGTCGTGCCTGGGCTGCAAGATAGCTCACTTAAGGCAACCCTTCTCCGGGCGGTATTGTTTGGGCTGGTTACCTATGCCACTTACGACCTGACCAATCTAGCAACCGTGAAAAACTGGCCTGTACTGATCACCGTGATAGACATGGCCTGGGGAATGGTCTTGAGCGTTCTGGTAAGTTACATCAGTTTTCTAGCGGGCAAGCGGCTAAATTAATATGATAATCAGTAATAAATAAATCTCTTTATATGAGGAGGATATTAAATGGTAACCACAAGTAACGAAACAGATGGTTCAACAAGTGTAATGGAGCGCAAGTATACCGGACTGCGACGCTTCAACCTGGGAATGGGAATCCTGCACCTTATCCAGGGTATCTTTATGATCGCGGTCAGCAATGACACCACTTACCCCATCTATACTAATTTCCTGAACTTCGATATCGCTACTCGTTCACTGAAACCTAACGCTGAGCTAGTTTATGAGGTTCCGTTTGGTATCGCCGTGGCTTTTTTCCTGTTGATTTCAGCTGTAGCACACTTCTACCTGGCTACAATTGGGTACCAGCGCTATGTGAAAAATTTGAAGACGGGCATGAACTCCACTCGCTTTTATGAATATGCGCTAAGTTCTTCATTGATGATCGTATTAATCGGCATGCTAGTCGGCATCTGGGATCTTGGCGCAATTATCTTAATCTTCGCCGTGAACGCCACGATGAATCTGTTTGGCATCATGATGGAGCTGCACAACCAGCACACCGAGAAAACAAACTGGACGGCTTTTATCTATGGATGCATTGCTGGGATTGTCCCATGGATCGTGATCATGCTCTACTTCGTGGGCGCGGTCAATTCTGGGGAAGCCAAACCACCACCGTTTGTTTACACCATTGTCCCGACATTGTTTGTTTTTTTCAATATCTTCGCCATCAACATGGTTCTTCAGTATAAGAAGATCGGCCCATGGAAGGATTACCTGTTCGGGGAGCGCGTCTATATCATCCTAAGCCTGTCGGCGAAGACCGTCCTTGCCTGGCTGATCTGGGCTGGCACCCTGGCACCTGTATAGTAAAAAACCGGTTATAAGCCATTGCATGATAACGCTGATTCGAAAAGGTGAAATTATCGGTTGATAAGAGAGGGGTGGTAAGATTCGTTATGATCCACCCCTCTTGAGGCACCAGAGTGGTCTCTAAAATGTAATTTTGTCCCACTTCCAAGTAAGTTGCCGAAATGCATATTAGATGGCGCGAGGAGAAACCATGAAACGGACGGATTTTGGTGCATAATAGGTGTGTAATTCTAAATGCTAGCCTTAAAAATGACCGAATAATGGCATTGCCAGCCTGAAGCAATTGTAAACAACCAGAAATTTATTCGTCATCCTATTGTTATGGCATAATATTCACATATTTTCACATAGTAGCCATAGAACGTACCAGAGCAGGTAAACTTTATAGGAGACCCTCAATGACTACTGAAATTTCGCTGAAACGACATCATTCACCTGATAGTATTTCGGATCGATTTGCACTTGCTGTCACCAAGTTGGCGCGCTTCTTCGCAGATATTTTTTTTGCTCGTCGCTATGGTAACCGAGCGGTTGTCCTGGAAACGGTTGCTGCAGTCCCGGGCATGGTTGGAGGCGTTTTACAGCATTTGCGTGCTTTGCGTCGCATGGAAAGCGATAAAGGCTGGATCCGTACCTTGCTCGAAGAAGCCGAAAACGAGCGCATGCACTTGATGACCTTTATAAACTTCACCCAACCGACGCGGTTGGAGCGTCTGATAATTCTAGTGGCTCAGGGAATTTTCTTCAACGGATTCTTTCTACTATATTTAATATCGTCAAGAACTGCTCATCGTGTCGTGGGTTATTTTGAAGAGGAAGCAATCCATAGCTACACAGAGTACCTTAATGATATAGACAGTGGAAAAATAGCCAACGCCCCTGCACCGAAAATAGCAATTGATTATTGGAACCTGGCATTGGATTCAAGGTTGAGAGACGTGATAATTGTCGTCCGCGCAGATGAGAGCCATCACCGCGATGTAAATCATGGATTCGCTGATGAGTTATCGTGATACCAAAAAACCAAACAAGCATCACACTCGCGTACTGTGCAGCGTTATGAAACGCTGCTCAACTGTGACCGGATTATTCATGCTATAGACTCATTCATGTCTATTTCCCGTTTTCAGATTCCCTATCATTCTCAGTATATTTGATATCAACATGGCTCTACAGGGTAAGCAAATTGGTCTACGTAAGTATCGCCTCTTCGAAGAATAAGCTAGCCTGGGTGATTGGAGCCGGCACCCTGGCTCTGATTAGTCTGTTTAGGTTTTGGCTTGATTCACGTGAACCCGGCTGGATACTTAAATAATTGGCCGATTATATGGAGAGGGGTTATACGAACCGTCCTGGCCTTACTTAACTTAAGGCACCAAATTGATTACAATTTTGAGGTTTCGTCGAGCTTCATGATAAGCTGCTGTAATTCGTGTAAAAAAATGAGATAAGACCCCATGGTTTAAAGATTATTGGTGTACAAGTGGGATAAATTGATAATGTAAGCATACATACTGATTGAATCATGAGTGAAACAAACAGGTATTTATATCGTGAAATCATCTGATCGTAATGCTTTCTTCGTTCTGCCAGTTTTGATTGTGATCGGCATGTTGGTGGCGATTGCCGGTAGCCAGGGTGGCAGCCAGATCGCAGGGATTCCGGTCTTTGCCCTGCTGGTTGGCCTGACCATTCTTATCCAATGGTTGGTCTTTATCCCGTCGTACTTACGGCAAACCGAGAAGTTCTTTGACCTGACAGGCAGCCTCACGTATATTACTGTCAGCACACTGGCCCTGTTATTAAGCACCGGCTTGGATGGCAGGGCGATCCTGGTGTGGGCTCTAGTCGTGATCTGGGCGGTCCGATTGGGTACCTTCCTGTTCAGGCGCATACGAAAAGCGGGTAAGGATGATCGTTTCG belongs to Anaerolineales bacterium and includes:
- a CDS encoding ABC transporter permease, which encodes MGTPTYPPKASLRLFPPMNLASIKTGLRISRLKLRQREAVFFYLCISPWLIGFILFYLGPILASFYFSLTEWDLLTSPQFVGMDNYIRLFTRDTLALKSFQVTLVYTLVYVPMDLIFGLSLALLLNQKLRGIGVFRTVYYLPSVLSGVAYVVMWMWMFNPQHGLINTLLSYIGIQGPRWLLDPKWALSALIMMSLWGVGRTMIIFLAGLQDIPIVLYEVAEIDGANRWNKFWKVTLPLLTPSLLFNLIFGIILTFQTFTNAFVATNGGPLDSTLFYVLYLYRKAFEHLQMGYASAMAWVLFLVVLGCTLVIFMTSGKWVFYRSIGE
- a CDS encoding sugar ABC transporter ATP-binding protein; this encodes MASRNSFNEQDYLHPAHWRRNIWNLIVYLMLIVGSLMFILPLFWALSSSFKSDYQVMQYPPQWIPSPLRWQNYPEALTYVPFGRFALNTLFIAALAILGNLLSCTIIAYGFARLRAPGKNFFFILMLSTMMLVEPVRIIPLYIEFNTLGWIDSYLPLIVPAFFGSPFYIFLLRQFFMNIPLELEEAALIDGANRLQILWKVILPLSKPALAAIAIFNFQGVWNDFLYPLVFLHKQSNYTIALGLNFFRSTYTVHWGYLMAASIVALLPMVIIFFIAQRYFIQGITFTGIKG
- a CDS encoding DUF2867 domain-containing protein; the encoded protein is MVSENNKDRLILVTGATGYIGGRLVPRLLKPGYRVRCLVRDPAPLHRYAWHSAVETVTGDVLQPDTLGPAMQGVSAAYYLIHSMSAGSGFHQLDLVAAHNFGTAACEAGVEQLIYLGGLAETTSNLSQHLRSRLQTGDALRSSGIPVTEFRAGVIVGSGSISFEMIRYLTERVPVMICPRWVYTPTQPIGIGEVLEYLATALDVPESSGRIIEVGGSEIITYGKMMIVYAEVRGLKRWMVPVPVLTPRLSSYWVNLVTPISSALARPLIEGLRTESTVHDPIARQLFPHVQPVDYRTSVERALTDLEPGKIDSTWIDYLSATWGDGTAVTMTVHEGMILEFHKRVVPSSAETVYHTFTGLGGKRRWPAITWVWKLRGFLDQIFGGVGFRRERRDPDELQVGDALDFWRVETLEPGHLLRLRSEMKMPGIAWLEWHVTPRGKESALLLQTSFFAPKGMLGWLYWYAVYPLHKLIYKKLIDQIAAHATSSKLKEDSIPKELI
- a CDS encoding DUF2177 domain-containing protein, whose product is MVRSYIKLYLITLITFFVIDIVWLGLVAGTLYRSYLGFLFAPTTNWVAAVLFYLLFILGILVFVVVPGLQDSSLKATLLRAVLFGLVTYATYDLTNLATVKNWPVLITVIDMAWGMVLSVLVSYISFLAGKRLN
- a CDS encoding oxidase, with amino-acid sequence MTTEISLKRHHSPDSISDRFALAVTKLARFFADIFFARRYGNRAVVLETVAAVPGMVGGVLQHLRALRRMESDKGWIRTLLEEAENERMHLMTFINFTQPTRLERLIILVAQGIFFNGFFLLYLISSRTAHRVVGYFEEEAIHSYTEYLNDIDSGKIANAPAPKIAIDYWNLALDSRLRDVIIVVRADESHHRDVNHGFADELS